From the Natronogracilivirga saccharolytica genome, one window contains:
- a CDS encoding DUF4372 domain-containing protein — translation MYTGRTIFAQLMDVVPKYEFRKIVEQYKGDYRAQKLTCRDQFLCMCFGQLTFRDSLEWTPKTGHPVKHICLRVGV, via the coding sequence ATGTACACTGGCCGAACCATTTTTGCACAGCTTATGGATGTTGTTCCCAAATATGAATTTCGAAAAATAGTTGAGCAATACAAAGGAGATTACCGTGCACAAAAACTCACGTGCCGGGATCAATTCCTTTGTATGTGCTTTGGGCAACTTACTTTTCGAGACAGCCTGGAGTGGACCCCAAAAACAGGACACCCGGTTAAGCACATTTGTTTAAGGGTTGGAGTTTGA
- a CDS encoding IS3 family transposase — protein MNSSNKRFRSFGTRRLKPLLEDLGEIISRKRLRRLMREYDIKAITKRAYRPRTTDSRHDLPIAPNRLDRDFTAPAANRVWCGDITYLRCGSGFVYLAVVLDLYSRKIIGWSVSRRMHTRLVNNALKMALAMRGRPTGVIFHSDRGSQYASSEYRKLLVDNKLVASMSRKGDCWDNSPVESFFTSLKKESYLHALMNYHQIRNEIFEYIAVFYNRQRPHSWMDGSSPENFEIKLQPLNKCA, from the coding sequence TTGAATTCAAGCAACAAGCGGTTCCGCTCGTTCGGCACACGGCGTTTGAAACCCCTTCTGGAAGATTTGGGAGAAATCATCTCCCGCAAAAGACTTCGGCGATTGATGCGCGAGTACGACATCAAAGCCATCACGAAACGGGCATATCGACCCAGAACGACTGATTCGCGTCACGATCTACCCATTGCTCCCAACCGGCTTGATCGGGACTTTACGGCCCCGGCGGCCAATCGGGTTTGGTGCGGCGACATAACCTATTTGAGATGCGGTTCGGGTTTTGTATATCTGGCCGTGGTTTTGGATCTGTATTCACGCAAAATTATCGGATGGTCGGTGAGTCGGCGCATGCATACCAGGCTGGTCAATAATGCTTTGAAGATGGCACTGGCCATGAGAGGCCGGCCAACCGGGGTGATTTTTCACTCGGACCGGGGCAGTCAATATGCCAGTAGCGAATACCGGAAGTTATTGGTGGATAATAAACTGGTTGCCAGTATGTCACGGAAAGGAGATTGCTGGGACAACAGTCCAGTGGAGAGCTTCTTTACTTCGTTGAAGAAAGAGTCGTATCTGCATGCCTTGATGAATTATCATCAAATTCGCAACGAGATATTTGAATACATTGCTGTATTTTATAACCGGCAACGACCTCATTCCTGGATGGATGGCAGTAGTCCGGAAAATTTTGAAATCAAACTCCAACCCTTAAACAAATGTGCTTAA